The Chiloscyllium plagiosum isolate BGI_BamShark_2017 chromosome 4, ASM401019v2, whole genome shotgun sequence region GCACTGACATTTTTGAAACTATTAAGGTCCAGTCTAACAATACCACCAATAGCACCGTTTTAGAGATGACAACACTGGAGATTATTTCTAAATTTTTAGCAAGCTATTTGCATTCTGAGAAACTGAAAGTTTTAGGACCCCTCATAATGGGAATCGGTATTTTTTTGTTCATCTGTGCCAATACAGTTCTTCACGAAAATAGAGACAAGAAAACCAAAATAATTAATATACGAGACATCTATTCTACAGTTATAGATGTACACAATTTGAGGACAAAAGATTGTGGGCCACTTAATGGTTTTGTCAACTATGTACAATCCAAAAGCATGGATAATCTCAAATCTCCTGATTCTTTCTGTGCAGCAATGTTGGCCAAAAGTACTTTGCGGACACCTATTGGTAATGCTGTAAAGCCTACAGATCCAAAAGAAAATGTTGGTAAAAAGAACTGTGATTTTGTAGCAAACTTGCAGCAACAAATCCCCAAAGATAGAAAGACATTCTCtgatactgtgtacagtatttgCAGAGACCAAATCAGAGTAAATGATAGAACCCAAATGCCCCAAATGTGTGGGACGAAGTCAATTGTTACTTCTTCCATTAGTGCATTCACACTACCCATCATCAAACTGAACAACTGTGTCCTGGAAGAGGGAGCGGCCAGATATGGAAGCAATGAGAATGAAGCACAAATTTCAGAAAAATGTAAGGAAACTCAACAAGCATTTGAACGTTTTGCTTCTGATCAAATGGGAAGTGTTGAATCCATTTCAGAGGATATAACCATAGGAAGTGATCACCTTGGAGATGATAACCAGGACATAGATGCAGAAGCTTCAAATACCTCTTGGTTAAATGATAACCAGTTGGTATCCAGCAAAAATTCCCAAAAACCCTCTTCCCAAGTTTCCCAGGTTTCTCCTGTTCCATTCCAGAGAACAGAATCCAGTCTTTCTCTCCATGCTTTGTCAGTTCATTCTAAACTTATGAATCTTGATGACTGTCCTTCCACATCCACAATAGAGGATGAGGAGAAAGatccaaactgcacacatttagaTTGCAGCAACAGTAAGGGCTACATAACGTTCAGTAATGAGGACTCTTTTCAGTCTACTCCTGTGCTACCAGAAGCCATAGCTATAACTGGTGATTGTACAGAGAATCTTCACAGCGATATCATACAAGAAAGTACAATATCAAGCAATGAACAAAAGGTGGACAAACCTCAAAGATCTGTGCAAAGACAgtacacaaagagagagaaattgcTCATGATTTCTGGTTCCCACAGTAGTCTTAGGATGGACAATGTTGAAATTGATAGTAATTAGTAATCATACACTAAAATATAATCATATATAGTTGGGTTCAGAGACTCAAAGGTGCAGTAAAAGCTATGACAGATGACAATAATATGTTGCTTTTCTGTAGTTATCGATGATTACTGAATGTCAGTCAGGCTTCACAGACTTCTAGAATATTGTTGTGGAACTAATCATCCAATTTCTTTAGTTGCTTCCAAACATAAATGCATCAGCCATTGGGTGTTCATCTTGGTTAAACACCAGTTTAAAAATTTTAATATGATCAGTTATTTGTTAACAGCTTGTGAAAATTAAATATTCAGACATTCTAGGTTTGTAAGTTTTCAGTTTGGAACCATCAAAATAAGCCAATTAATATACTGAATTCAATATTCCTATAAATCAAAGGATGTATAGATATCTTGTATAAGCACATAATGCACTAAAACACACAAATGTGATATTGAGAAGTGTCCAGTGTATCATTTCATAATTaaatgaaagaaataatttgcataCGTGGTCACTAATAGAGATCtaattaaataataattatttCTGTAATCCTGGATTCTGTATTATACCTCATGAGCTGTGTTTTCTAAATTGTTACCTAATATTCTAGAATTGTATTGTTTTCTCACTTGAGTTTCCCTCCAGAGCAACCTTCATGCATTTTTATCATCACAGTTGTCTGTTTTTCCAAAGGATTTACCTTAAATTCAGGTAAGTGTCTGAATCCTTTACCTCATTATATACATTTGACTTCATAGCTTGTGTTACTTCAGTCAGTTTATGtaaggaaaaataaaataaaaaaaacattttgttcatTAAGTGCACTTTTATAAACGAAGTGTAATAAGGTCATCATGTATTTCCCTGGAGTTAGGTTGAAATATATTacttatgaatgaatgaatttatgtatgatttatttattttcacttgCATTATACAGTGagtaatacagtaaaatacagtgaaagactTCAATGGTCACCaaaatctggcaccattttgaatagtttaagaataaaaaggataaaagatATAAATGAAAGAGTGGCCTGAGCCCTAAGCTGGCTCACCAACGACACATGCGGTGCTACCCCTTGTCCACCACCTGCGCCAGATCCACCAATGTAGGATTTGCCACTCTTTAGGCATCATCTCTTTGCCAGTGGGCCTACCTCACCAATGCTGGGTCCCATGCTGAAACCACACTCGCCCCACAACCAGGAGTCTCTGGTTGCGCTGCTGCCTCGATGACACCAGGAGTCCCGGCTGCAGGCATACCACGCTACCACAGCTGCAGCCGCCACCTCGCCAATGCCAGGTGTCCGTGCTCTGGGTCTACAAGCAGGAGTTTGTAGCTCCGTTGCCAGACCAGGCCGCTGCTGCCATCTCCCCAACAGTCCCACTCTGACCACTCTCTGAGATGTAGCCTTGCCAGCATTGCCACCTTGAAAGGTCCATTGCCTCCAATCACTGGAGGAGCTTTGCTGCCGCCATCCCCGAATGCCGGGAAGACAGCCCTGCTGTTGCTGCCATTGCCTCCAGTCGTCATGTCCCCGGCCATCTCTGACTGTCGTGAGAAGCCGCCATTCCGCACACTGCCTGCTGTAGTGCCACACCAATTTCACTGACTAACCTGCtgcaaaggaaagaaaaactaAAGAGGAAAAAGAGCAGAAGTAAAAAGAAAATAGAAGAAAGCATGCGAGGGCAGCTGAGCCCTGGGCAACAGCCTGCACACAGCCCTACTACTTCACCACCACCTTGAATATTAGTGGGTTAGATGGTCTCTTGAATAGAAGAGTAAAAAATTTATAGCTGTGTGATATACAGAGATgttggctttaaaaaaaaaaggaaaaaagaaattaGATCCTTTGAACTATCAGCTTATGATTAGCAAGCTTAATTGAAGGGAAGATATTGGAAAGCATTCTGTATAACTATATAAAACAAGGGCTTATATTGAGGCAGCCTAATACATCTTTAGGAGGAAATGATAGTCCACTAgcataattttatttaaaaataaatgcacctCACGGATGCAAAAAGTCCAAAAGGGTTATTGTTtaatagaaacaaaaatgcagaaataCTCAAaattggcagcatctttggagtgtgAAACAAAGTCAAGGTT contains the following coding sequences:
- the tmem200ca gene encoding transmembrane protein 200A, producing the protein MIATGGLLRISARRQDSFRSRNRVSKRKKKAKKKCKSDVVVVKGKLKLFSISGLIAAFGILVLLVGIAMTVMGYWPKGTDIFETIKVQSNNTTNSTVLEMTTLEIISKFLASYLHSEKLKVLGPLIMGIGIFLFICANTVLHENRDKKTKIINIRDIYSTVIDVHNLRTKDCGPLNGFVNYVQSKSMDNLKSPDSFCAAMLAKSTLRTPIGNAVKPTDPKENVGKKNCDFVANLQQQIPKDRKTFSDTVYSICRDQIRVNDRTQMPQMCGTKSIVTSSISAFTLPIIKLNNCVLEEGAARYGSNENEAQISEKCKETQQAFERFASDQMGSVESISEDITIGSDHLGDDNQDIDAEASNTSWLNDNQLVSSKNSQKPSSQVSQVSPVPFQRTESSLSLHALSVHSKLMNLDDCPSTSTIEDEEKDPNCTHLDCSNSKGYITFSNEDSFQSTPVLPEAIAITGDCTENLHSDIIQESTISSNEQKVDKPQRSVQRQYTKREKLLMISGSHSSLRMDNVEIDSN